Proteins from a single region of Urocitellus parryii isolate mUroPar1 chromosome 4, mUroPar1.hap1, whole genome shotgun sequence:
- the LOC113176044 gene encoding olfactory receptor 5M5-like yields the protein MLKKNHTVVTEFILLGLTDRAELQPVLFVMFLVIYLITVTGNVTMIFLIRSDSKLHTPMYFFLSHLSFVDLCYATNITPQMLVNFLSKRKTISFTGCFIQFHFFIALVITDYYMLTVMAYDRYMAICKPLLYGSKMSRRVCLSLVAATYVYGFANGLAQTILMLRLSFCGPNEVNHFYCADPPLLVLACSDTYVNETTMFVGAGSNLTCSLTIILISYVFIFAAILRIRSAEGRQKAFSTCGSHLMAVTVFYGTLFCMYLRPPSETSVEQGKIVAVFYIFVSPMLNPLIYSLRNKDVKMAIRKVIKKELFG from the coding sequence ATGTTAAAGAAAAACCACACGGTGGTGACTGAGTTTATCCTGCTGGGACTGACAGATCGAGCAGAGCTGCAGCCTGTCCTTTTTGTGATGTTCTTGGTCATCTACCTCATCACAGTAACTGGCAATGTGACCATGATTTTCTTAATCAGAAGTGACTCAAAGCTTCACACCCcaatgtacttcttcctcagccaCCTGTCCTTTGTAGATCTCTGTTATGCCACAAACATCACCCCTCAGATGCTGGTTAACTTCTTGTCCAAGAGAAAAACCATTTCCTTCACTGGTTGCTTTATACAATTCCACTTTTTCATTGCCCTGGTGATCACAGACTATTATATGCTCacagtgatggcctatgaccgctacatggccatctgcaagcccttGTTATATGGTAGCAAAATGTCCAGGCGTGTATGTCTCTCTCTTGTGGCTGCTACTTATGTTTATGGCTTTGCAAATGGTCTGGCCCAGACCATCCTGATGCTTCGTCTGTCCTTCTGTGGACCCAATGAGGTCAATCACTTTTATTGTGCAGACCCCCCTCTCCTGGTACTGGCCTGCTCAGATACCTATGTCAATGAGACTACCATGTTTGTGGGGGCTGGATCCAACCTCACCTGCTCCCTCACCATCATCCTCATCTCCTATGTTTTCATCTTTGCTGCCATTCTTCGAATCCGCTCTGCTGAGGGCAGGCAGAAGGCCTTCTCTACCTGTGGGTCCCACCTGATGGCCGTCACAGTGTTTTATGGAACTTTGTTCTGCATGTACCTGAGGCCCCCTTCTGAGACATCTGTTGAACAGGGGAAAATTGTGGCTGTATTTTACATCTTTGTGAGTCCCATGTTAAACCCTTTGATCTACAGCCTGCGGAACAAAGATGTTAAAATGGCAATAAGGAAAGTTATCAAAAAGGAATTGTTTGGTTAA
- the LOC113176066 gene encoding olfactory receptor 5M5-like, which translates to MLKKNHTVVTEFILLGLTDRAELQPVLFVVFLVIYLITVIGNVTMIFLIRADSKLHTPMYLFLSHLSFVDLCYATTVAPQMLVNFLSKRKTISFIGCIIQFHFFIALVITDYYMLAVMAYDRYMAICKPLLYSSKMSRHVCLSLVVADYIYGFANGLVQTILMLRLSFCGPNEINHFYCADPPLMVLACSDTYAKRMAMFVVAGSNLTCSLTIILISYIFIFAAILRIRSAEGRQKAFSTCGSHLTAVTIFYGTLFCMHLRPPSETSVEQGKIVAVFYIFVSPMLNPMIYSLRNKDVKIAIRKVFKKELFAK; encoded by the coding sequence ATGTTGAAGAAAAACCACACGGTGGTGACTGAGTTTATCCTGCTGGGACTGACAGATCGAGCAGAGCTGCAGCCTGTCCTTTTTGTGGTGTTCTTAGTCATCTACCTTATCACAGTAATTGGCAATGTGACAATGATTTTCTTAATCAGAGCTGACTCAAAGCTTCACACCCCAATGTACTTGTTCCTTAGCCACCTGTCCTTTGTAGATCTCTGTTATGCCACTACTGTTGCTCCTCAGATGCTGGTTAACTTCTTGTCCAAGAGAAAAACCATTTCCTTCATTGGCTGCATAATACAATTCCACTTTTTCATTGCCCTGGTGATCACTGATTATTATATGCTTGCAGTGATGGCTTATGACCGCTacatggccatctgcaagcccttGTTATATAGTAGCAAAATGTCCAGGCATGTGTGTCTCTCTCTTGTTGTTGCTGATTATATTTATGGCTTTGCAAATGGACTGGTGCAGACCATCCTGATGCTTCGTTTGTCCTTTTGTGGTCCCAATGAGATTAATCACTTTTATTGTGCAGACCCCCCTTTAATGGTGCTGGCCTGCTCAGATACCTATGCCAAGAGAATGGCCATGTTTGTGGTGGCTGGGTCCAACCTCACCTGCTCTCTGACCATCATCCTCATCTCCTACATTTTCATCTTTGCTGCCATTCTTCGAATCCGCTCTGCTGAGGGCAGGCAGAAGGCCTTCTCTACCTGTGGGTCCCATCTCACTGCTGTCACTATATTTTATGGAACATTGTTCTGCATGCACCTGCGGCCCCCTTCTGAGACATCTGTAGAGCAAGGGAAAATTGTGGCTGTATTTTACATCTTTGTGAGTCCCATGCTAAACCCTAtgatctacagcctgaggaacaaagatgttaaaatagcaataagaaaagtttttaaaaaagaattgtttgcTAAATAA